The Xiphophorus couchianus chromosome 14, X_couchianus-1.0, whole genome shotgun sequence genome includes a region encoding these proteins:
- the sepsecs gene encoding O-phosphoseryl-tRNA(Sec) selenium transferase isoform X2: protein MNSENVTLCEKTVSSSYIRQGSQARRGHEQLIRHLLDQGKCPEEGWSESTVELFLNELAVMDSNNFLGNCGVGEREGRVASSLVARRHYRLIHGIGRSGDIAAVQPKAAGSSLLNKLTNSVVLDILKISGVRSVASCFVVPMATGMSLTLCFLTLRHRRPKARYIIWPRIDQKSCFKSMITAGFEPVVVENVVEGDELRTDLEAVQRKIDDLGAENILCVHSTTSCFAPRVPDRLEELATMCAKHDIPHIVNNAYGVQSSKCMHLIQQGARVGRIDAFVQSLDKNFMVPVGGAIIAGFDESFVQEISKMYPGRASASPSLDVLITLLTLGSNGYKRYLSERKEIYSFLAEELKSLASAHGERLLHTPHNPISLAMSLDGLQASSNQAVTQLGSMLFTRQVSGARVIPLGKEQTISGHTFRGFMSHSESYPCPYLNAASAVGITRGDVTLCMKRLDKCLKALKKHGKTAGSCSTEPQADQEAPDEE from the exons ATGAACAGCGAAAATGTCACCCTCTGCGAGAAAACCGTCTCGTCCTCCTATATCCGCCAGGGCTCTCAGGCTCGCCGTGGCCACGAACAGCTCATCAGACATTTACTGGACCAG GGTAAGTGTCCGGAGGAGGGATGGAGCGAAAGCACCGTAGAGCTCTTCCTTAACGAGCTGGCCGTGATGGACAGCAACAACTTCCTGGGCAACTGCGGTGTCGGAGAGAGGGAGGGCCGCGTGGCGTCCAGCCTGGTGGCCAGGAGACATTACAG gCTGATCCATGGCATCGGTCGGTCGGGTGACATCGCTGCCGTTCAGCCCAAAGCTGCGGGATCCAGTCTGCTCAACAAGCTCACAAACTCTGTTGTTCTGGACATCTTGAAGATTTCAG GTGTTCGCAGTGTGGCAAGCTGCTTTGTTGTTCCCATGGCAACAGGAATGAGCCTGACTCTGTGCTTCCTGACCCTCCGTCACCGCAGACCCAAGGCCCGCTACATCATCTGGCCTCGCATCGACCAGAAGTCATGTTTCAAATCCATGATCACAGCAG GATTTGAACCCGTAGTTGTGGAGAACGTCGTGGAGGGAGATGAGCTGCGAACGGACCTAGAAGCGGTTCAACGCAAGATCGATGACCTTGGAGCAGAAAACATCCTGTGCGTTCATTCGACAACGTCTTGCTTCGCTCCACGGGTCCCCGACAG GCTTGAAGAACTGGCCACTATGTGTGCCAAACATGACATCCCTCACATCGTTAACAATGCATATGGAGTGCAGTCGTCCAAATGCATGCATCTTATACAGCAG GGGGCTCGCGTGGGAAGAATCGATGCCTTTGTTCAGAGCTTGGACAAGAACTTCATGGTTCCAGTAGGTGGAGCCATAATCGCAGGTTTTGATGAGTCTTTTGTGCAGGAGATAAGCAAGATGTACCCAG GTAGAGCGTCGGCTTCACCTTCCCTCGATGTCCTCATTACCCTTCTCACTCTGGGATCCAACGGCTACAAGAGGTACCTATCGGAGAGAAAG GAGATTTATTCCTTCCTGGCTGAGGAGCTGAAGAGTCTTGCTTCTGCACACGGAGAGAGATTGCTTCACACCCCACATAATCCCATATCTCTGG CCATGTCTCTAGATGGTCTCCAGGCCTCCAGCAACCAGGCGGTGACTCAGCTCGGCTCCATGCTGTTCACCCGACAGGTGTCGGGAGCGAG GGTGATACCGCTGGGTAAGGAGCAGACGATAAGCGGTCACACCTTTCGTGGATTCATGTCGCACTCCGAGTCGTACCCTTGCCCATACCTCAACGCCGCCTCGGCCGTGGGCATCACCCGAGGCGACGTGACGCTGTGCATGAAGAGGCTCGACAAATGTCTGAAAGCTCTAAAGAAACATGGGAAAACGGCGGGCAGCTGCTCCACAGAACCTCAGGCCGATCAGGAGGCGCCTGATGAAGAATGA
- the sepsecs gene encoding O-phosphoseryl-tRNA(Sec) selenium transferase isoform X1 — protein sequence MNSENVTLCEKTVSSSYIRQGSQARRGHEQLIRHLLDQGKCPEEGWSESTVELFLNELAVMDSNNFLGNCGVGEREGRVASSLVARRHYRLIHGIGRSGDIAAVQPKAAGSSLLNKLTNSVVLDILKISGVRSVASCFVVPMATGMSLTLCFLTLRHRRPKARYIIWPRIDQKSCFKSMITAGFEPVVVENVVEGDELRTDLEAVQRKIDDLGAENILCVHSTTSCFAPRVPDRLEELATMCAKHDIPHIVNNAYGVQSSKCMHLIQQGARVGRIDAFVQSLDKNFMVPVGGAIIAGFDESFVQEISKMYPGRASASPSLDVLITLLTLGSNGYKRYLSERKEIYSFLAEELKSLASAHGERLLHTPHNPISLAMSLDGLQASSNQAVTQLGSMLFTRQVSGARYENWVIPLGKEQTISGHTFRGFMSHSESYPCPYLNAASAVGITRGDVTLCMKRLDKCLKALKKHGKTAGSCSTEPQADQEAPDEE from the exons ATGAACAGCGAAAATGTCACCCTCTGCGAGAAAACCGTCTCGTCCTCCTATATCCGCCAGGGCTCTCAGGCTCGCCGTGGCCACGAACAGCTCATCAGACATTTACTGGACCAG GGTAAGTGTCCGGAGGAGGGATGGAGCGAAAGCACCGTAGAGCTCTTCCTTAACGAGCTGGCCGTGATGGACAGCAACAACTTCCTGGGCAACTGCGGTGTCGGAGAGAGGGAGGGCCGCGTGGCGTCCAGCCTGGTGGCCAGGAGACATTACAG gCTGATCCATGGCATCGGTCGGTCGGGTGACATCGCTGCCGTTCAGCCCAAAGCTGCGGGATCCAGTCTGCTCAACAAGCTCACAAACTCTGTTGTTCTGGACATCTTGAAGATTTCAG GTGTTCGCAGTGTGGCAAGCTGCTTTGTTGTTCCCATGGCAACAGGAATGAGCCTGACTCTGTGCTTCCTGACCCTCCGTCACCGCAGACCCAAGGCCCGCTACATCATCTGGCCTCGCATCGACCAGAAGTCATGTTTCAAATCCATGATCACAGCAG GATTTGAACCCGTAGTTGTGGAGAACGTCGTGGAGGGAGATGAGCTGCGAACGGACCTAGAAGCGGTTCAACGCAAGATCGATGACCTTGGAGCAGAAAACATCCTGTGCGTTCATTCGACAACGTCTTGCTTCGCTCCACGGGTCCCCGACAG GCTTGAAGAACTGGCCACTATGTGTGCCAAACATGACATCCCTCACATCGTTAACAATGCATATGGAGTGCAGTCGTCCAAATGCATGCATCTTATACAGCAG GGGGCTCGCGTGGGAAGAATCGATGCCTTTGTTCAGAGCTTGGACAAGAACTTCATGGTTCCAGTAGGTGGAGCCATAATCGCAGGTTTTGATGAGTCTTTTGTGCAGGAGATAAGCAAGATGTACCCAG GTAGAGCGTCGGCTTCACCTTCCCTCGATGTCCTCATTACCCTTCTCACTCTGGGATCCAACGGCTACAAGAGGTACCTATCGGAGAGAAAG GAGATTTATTCCTTCCTGGCTGAGGAGCTGAAGAGTCTTGCTTCTGCACACGGAGAGAGATTGCTTCACACCCCACATAATCCCATATCTCTGG CCATGTCTCTAGATGGTCTCCAGGCCTCCAGCAACCAGGCGGTGACTCAGCTCGGCTCCATGCTGTTCACCCGACAGGTGTCGGGAGCGAGGTATGAAAACTG GGTGATACCGCTGGGTAAGGAGCAGACGATAAGCGGTCACACCTTTCGTGGATTCATGTCGCACTCCGAGTCGTACCCTTGCCCATACCTCAACGCCGCCTCGGCCGTGGGCATCACCCGAGGCGACGTGACGCTGTGCATGAAGAGGCTCGACAAATGTCTGAAAGCTCTAAAGAAACATGGGAAAACGGCGGGCAGCTGCTCCACAGAACCTCAGGCCGATCAGGAGGCGCCTGATGAAGAATGA